A region of Argentina anserina chromosome 5, drPotAnse1.1, whole genome shotgun sequence DNA encodes the following proteins:
- the LOC126794987 gene encoding protein RAE1, with protein MSTFLGASNPNPNKSFEVAQPPTDSVSSLSFSPKANLLVATSWDNQVRCWEIQQSGGNVASMPKAAISHDQPVLCSAWKDDGTTVFSGGCDKQVKMWPLMSGGNQAMTVAMHDAPIKEIAWIPEMSVLVTGSWDKTLKYWDTRQPNPVHTQQLPERCYALSVRHPLMVVGTADRNLIVYNLQAPQAEFKRIISPLKYQTRCVAAFPDQQGFLVGSIEGRVGVHHLDEGQQSKNFTFKCHREGNEIYSVNSLNFHPVYHTFATAGSDGSFNFWDKDSKQRLKAMARCSQPIPCSTFNNDGSIYAYSVCYDWSKGAENHNPATAKNYIYLHVPQESEVKSKPRISTSGRK; from the exons ATGTCGACGTTCTTGGGCGCTTCCAATCCCAATCCAAACAAATCATTCGAG GTCGCTCAGCCCCCAACCGACTCCGTTTCCAGCCTCAGCTTCAGCCCCAAGGCCAATCTCCTCGTCGCAACCTCGTGGGACAATCAG GTGAGATGTTGGGAGATACAGCAGAGTGGAGGAAATGTTGCCAGTATGCCCAAGGCAGCCATTTCGCACGATCAGCCG GTTTTGTGCTCAGCTTGGAAAGATGATGGCACAACTGTGTTCTCTGGAGGTTGTGATAAGCAAGTTAAGATGTGGCCTCTGATGTCTGGTGGAAACCAAGCAATGACTGTTGCGATGCATGATGCGCCCATCAAGGAGATAGCTTGGATCCCTGAAATGAGTGTATTAGTGACAGGAAGCTGGGACAAGACTTTGAA GTATTGGGATACAAGGCAGCCAAACCCAGTGCATACCCAACAGCTCCCAGAACGATGCTATGCATTATCAGTGAGACACCCTCTGATGGTGGTTGGAACTGCTGATCGAAATCTTATTGTTTATAACTTGCAGGCACCACAG GCTGAGTTTAAGAGAATCATTTCACCTCTAAAGTATCAGACAAGGTGTGTTGCGGCATTTCCTGACCAGCAAGGATTCTTG GTTGGCTCTATTGAAGGGAGGGTTGGCGTACATCATCTGGATGAGGGACAACAAAGTAAAAACTTTACCTTCAAGTGCCACAGAGAGGGGAACGAGATATACTCGGTCAATTCACTGAACTTCCATCCT GTGTACCACACATTTGCTACTGCTGGTTCTGATGGTTCTTTCAACTTTTGGGACAAGGACAGCAAACAGAGACTAAAG GCCATGGCAAGGTGCAGTCAACCAATACCTTGCAGTACTTTCAACAACGATGGTTCCATATATGCATACTCG GTTTGCTATGACTGGAGTAAGGGTGCAGAAAATCATAACCCGGCTACAGCAAAGAACTACATCTACCTTCATGTTCCACAG GAATCTGAGGTCAAAAGCAAGCCGCGAATCTCAACTAgtggaagaaaatga
- the LOC126794871 gene encoding LL-diaminopimelate aminotransferase, chloroplastic-like, whose product MFKLPTLTLKSQETIWQPMIVHASMRAEKERLVFCTKVPRSVNMEKLQSGYLFPEISKLELQHIEKYPEAKLISLGIGDTTEPLPEIITSSMANYAHALSTTDGYTGYGPEQGTKALREAITKAFYKDLPVKHTEVFVSDGAQCDITRLQLLLGSQVTVAVQDPSFPAYIDSSVIIGQAGEIKDEAGRYKSIEYMNCSPHNNFFPNLSTTSRADIIFFCSPNNPTGHAATKKQLEQLVEFARLNGSIIIYDSAYSSYIRDDSPRSIYEIPGAREVAIEISSFSKFAGFTGIRLGWTVVPEELLYSNGFPVIHDFNRIVCTCFNGASSIAQAGGLACLSSEGFQAVHSMVDYYMENARILVDTFASLGYQVYGGANAPYVWVHFPGSSSWDVFAEILEKTHILTVPGSGFGPAGEGCLRISAFGHRECIREASRRLRTLFQ is encoded by the exons ATGTTTAAGCTTCCTACTCTTACGTTAAAGTCCCAAGAAACCATATGGCAGCCTATGATAGTTCATGCCAG TATGAGGGCGGAAAAGGAGCGACTTG ttTTCTGCACAAAGGTACCTCGCAGTGTAAACATGGAGAAATTGCAAAGTGGTTATTTGTTTCCTGAG ATATCAAAGCTCGAACTTCAACACATTGAGAAGTACCCAGAGGCAAAATTGATAAGCCTTGGGATTGGTGATACAACAGAACCACTACCAGAAATCATAACCTCAAGCATGGCTAAT TATGCACATGCTCTTTCGACCACTGATGGTTATACAGGATACGGACCGGAGCAAGGAACCAAG GCATTGCGGGAGGCAATTACAAAAGCATTTTATAAAGATCTACCAGTAAAACACACAGAAGTTTTTGTATCAGACGGTGCTCAGTGTGATATAACTCGCCTTCAG CTGCTTCTGGGTTCACAAGTGACAGTAGCTGTGCAAGATCCGTCCTTTCCG GCTTATATAGACTCAAGTGTCATAATTGGTCAGGCCGGTGAGATCAAAGATGAAGCTGGGAGGTATAAGAGCATAGAATATATGAACTGCAGCCCACACAATAACTTTTTCCCCAATTTATCAACCACTTCAAGAGCAGATATTATATTCTTTTGCTCTCCAAACAACCCAACTGGTCATGCAGCAACTAAGAAGCAATTAGAGCAACTTGTAGAGTTTGCAAGACTGAATGGATCAATTATTATATATGACTCTGCTTATTCATCTTATATCAGAGATGATAGTCCTCGATCAATATACGAAATTCCTGGTGCCAGAGAG gttGCCATTGAAATTTCATCATTCTCCAAATTTGCAGGGTTCACTGGCATCCGTTTAGGTTGGACGGTTGTCCCTGAGGAGCTCTTATACTCCAACGGTTTTCCTGTTATACACGACTTCAATCGCATTGTGTGCACATGCTTTAACGGAGCATCTAGTATTGCTCAAGCTGGTGGATTGGCATGTCTTTCCTCAGAAGGATTCCAG GCTGTGCATTCTATGGTTGACTACTACATGGAGAATGCAAGGATATTGGTTGACACATTTGCTTCTCTTGGTTACCAAGTATATGGCGGTGCAAATGCTCCCTACGTTTGGGTGCATTTTCCTGGTTCAAGTTCTTGGGATGTATTCGCTGAGATTCTTGAAAAAACACACATCCTTACAGTTCCAGGTTCTGGTTTTGGTCCAGCTGGTGAAGGGTGCCTTAGAATTAGTGCTTTTGGCCACAGAGAGTGTATCCGGGAGGCCTCCCGTAGGCTCAGAACCCTATTTCAATAG
- the LOC126793923 gene encoding F-box/kelch-repeat protein At1g22040-like yields the protein MGAILSNSRTRESGPHEVSQSEKRKKQRLSSCLYEENLRLIPSLPDEISIQIIARIPRIHYLKLKMVSRTWKTTIMTSELFNLRKELGTTEEWLYVLTKVDSDKLIWHALDPLAGKWQKLPPMPSVCPEDESRRALAARRMWKMVGSSIRLADVIMGWLGRKDALDRMPFCGCAVGAVDGCLYVLGGFSRATALSCAWHYNPVINSWSESTPMSMGRAYCKTGILNNKLYVVGGVTRGRGGLAPLQSAEVFDPKTGLWSQLPSMPFTKAQVLPTAFLADLLKPIATGMTSYKGRLFVPQSLYCWPFFVDVGGEVYDPDVNSWGEMPTGMGEGWPARQAGTKMSVTVDGELYALDPSGSLDSAKIKLYDYQDDAWKTVAEDVPIRDFTESESPYLLAGFLGKLHVITKDVNNNVAVLQAYVPNRLASISVTSSSSSSLDSTSEISERPAESDVDLWKVIATRSARTAELVSCLVLDM from the coding sequence ATGGGGGCGATATTGAGTAATTCGAGGACTAGGGAGAGTGGACCTCATGAGGTTTCGCAGAGTGAGAAACGGAAGAAGCAGAGGTTGTCTTCATGTCTTTATGAGGAAAACCTGAGATTGATTCCCAGTCTTCCGGACGAGATATCTATTCAGATTATTGCCAGGATACCTAGGATCCACTATTTGAAGTTGAAGATGGTGTCACGTACCTGGAAAACCACCATTATGACTTCTGAGCTGTTCAATTTGAGGAAAGAGCTGGGAACAACAGAGGAATGGCTCTATGTATTAACAAAGGTTGACAGCGATAAGCTCATATGGCATGCTCTGGACCCTCTGGCCGGAAAATGGCAAAAGTTGCCACCAATGCCTAGTGTTTGTCCTGAAGATGAATCTAGGAGGGCTTTAGCTGCACGTAGAATGTGGAAAATGGTAGGTTCAAGTATCAGACTTGCAGATGTTATCATGGGCTGGCTTGGGAGGAAGGATGCACTGGATCGAATGCCTTTTTGTGGTTGTGCCGTTGGTGCTGTTGATGGTTGCCTCTACGTCCTAGGTGGATTTTCAAGGGCTACAGCCCTATCATGTGCCTGGCATTATAATCCAGTCATCAACTCTTGGAGTGAATCAACTCCAATGTCAATGGGTAGGGCATATTGTAAGACAGGCATTTTAAACAATAAGCTTTATGTGGTTGGAGGGGTTACTAGAGGACGTGGTGGATTGGCCCCTCTCCAATCAGCTGAAGTATTTGATCCAAAAACAGGTCTATGGTCCCAACTGCCAAGTATGCCCTTTACCAAAGCTCAGGTTTTACCAACTGCATTTTTAGCTGATCTGCTCAAGCCTATTGCTACCGGGATGACTTCATACAAGGGGAGGTTGTTTGTTCCACAAAGTTTATACTGCTGGCCCTTTTTTGTTGATGTTGGAGGTGAGGTGTATGATCCAGATGTGAATTCATGGGGTGAAATGCCAACTGGAATGGGCGAAGGTTGGCCTGCAAGGCAAGCAGGGACGAAAATGAGTGTCACTGTTGATGGTGAACTGTATGCACTGGATCCTTCTGGTTCTCTTGATAGTGCCAAAATCAAGTTATACGATTACCAAGATGATGCTTGGAAAACTGTTGCAGAAGATGTTCCAATACGGGACTTCACTGAATCAGAGTCTCCTTATTTACTTGCCGGTTTCCTTGGGAAGCTTCATGTGATCACAAAGGATGTGAATAATAATGTTGCAGTTCTGCAGGCATATGTGCCGAACCGTCTTGCCTCCATCTCAGTAActtcatcctcatcctcatcacTAGACAGTACATCTGAAATTTCTGAACGACCAGCAGAATCAGACGTAGATCTTTGGAAGGTAATTGCCACGAGGAGTGCACGGACTGCTGAACTGGTTAGCTGTCTTGTCCTTGATATGTGA
- the LOC126795977 gene encoding uncharacterized protein LOC126795977: MMNMKSSTAPKKKMTMMPRGFMCHSKATTAVCLSSADAARSAIIPAARNTRIISNNHNARYSRIVEPRRFVNPADHGNKPVLLSSILKGQPALNYHHHHHHHHYAKPKISLQKTPSVLPSADNVFQVVVMRVALHCQGCAGKVKKHLSKMEGVTSFSIDLETKMVTVRGHVSPVGVVDSISKVKKAELLPCS; the protein is encoded by the exons ATGATGAACATGAAGAGCAGCACTGCTCCTAAGAAGAAGATGACGATGATGCCGAGGGGGTTCATGTGCCACTCTAAGGCTACAACCGCCGTGTGCTTGAGCAGTGCCGATGCAGCTCGGTCGGCGATCATTCCCGCTGCTAGAAATACAAGAATCATCAGCAATAACCACAATGCCAGGTACTCAAGGATCGTCGAGCCACGTAGGTTTGTAAATCCAGCTGATCATGGTAACAAACCAGTCTTGTtgtcttccattctcaagggACAGCCGGCTTTGAACtaccaccatcaccaccatcaccatcacTACGCGAAGCCGAAGATTTCATTGCAGAAAACACCATCAGTTCTACCCTCTGCAGATAATGTCTTCCAG GTGGTTGTTATGAGGGTTGCTCTTCATTGCCAAGGATGTGCTGGTAAAGTGAAGAAACATCTTTCTAAAATGGAGG GGGTTACATCCTTCAGCATAGACCTAGAGACAAAGATGGTAACTGTAAGAGGACACGTGTCACCTGTTGGAGTCGTGGATAGCATTTCTAAGGTTAAAAAGGCAGAGTTACTACCCTGCAGTTGA